From Cervus elaphus chromosome 10, mCerEla1.1, whole genome shotgun sequence:
CCGAGACGTGCTCTTCTGCCGGCCGCGTGGAGGGCAGGGGCCTGGCCCGAGGGCTTCGAGGAGCGTGTGGCAGGAAGGGGGACGCTGAGCACCCAGCCTTCGGGAGCGACACCAGCCACACGGGCAGGTCGGGAGGAGACGGGAGGCTTCCCTGGGGTGGGGTCGGACACTCCACACACCtaggagggctgggggcaggagtgaCGGGGGCCTCCCCAAGTGTCGTTTGTCCCCCGAGCCTTGGGGGAGTCACGGGCTCAGAAACAGGCCTGTGGACCTCAGGGAAGTGGCAGGAGGGCACGTCCCTACCGGATATTAACAGGAGAAGGTTGTACTTACCGCTCCGAGCATGATTCTGAAAATCAGCCACCGGAAGCCCCACACGACGACCCGGGACGTGGGGGTGCCCTTGGGCAGCGCAGACAGCGTCCAGAGAGGGCAGAGGAAGATGCCCAGGAAGCCGGTCTCCAGGAGCTGGGACTCCCACCCTGAGGAACAGAGAGCGAATGAGTAGCAGCTGCCCGGAGCACCCGTGGCAGAGCCAGGCGGGATGCAGCCATCCTCGGGGAGGCCACGGGCGCGAGGGGCGGGCGCCGGGTGTGAGGTGCTGATCGCAGAGCAGACCGCGATCCCAGCAGCCCTGGTGAGGGGgagctggctgggggtgggggatgcagGTCCAGGCCCCGCCAGGTGGGGGCATGGTCGCCCTTCCCGCCGGGAGCCTGTGTGAGGGACGCAGGTGTGGGCAGCGCTCCTGAGTGCCCAGTGTCTGTAAATGTCTTCCTCAAAACCCAGACAAACCTGAATGAATTCTGAACCCCAGCCTTCAGGGCTGGGGGTCTGTGCTGCTCGCTCTGAGAAGCACCGAGTGTTCAGAGGAGAAACGCACAGATACGCCGCCGCCAATGAGTAAAGCACCAGCCAGGGCAGATGGAGCTGGTGGGTTTGTGGGTTTTCCCTGCACAACTGTTTGAAACTCGGCAGTTTGAAACTTTTCCTAGTAAAATATGCAGGTAGAAATCCCATTGACTCTCACTCACTTTGTGGATTTCTGAAACTCAGTTCTCCTCTTAGAAAGAAGCAGGCGAGTTTGCTGCAGAGCGGCACCTGGAAGCAGCGGTGCAGGTGTTGGGGGGCAGCCCCGCCCGCCTCGGCCGAGCCTTCTGGGCTGCGGGCTCTGGGGACGGCAGCGTGCACTCCGCGCCGTCTGGAGGTGACTCCAGAAGCAGGAGAAGCCTGGATGGTGCCGGGGAGGCATGCCCTTAGGTAGGAGCTGAGCAAGGTGGGCCCCAGAGCCCTGAGGGGGCCCTGTGATCAGGAGAGGAAAGCGGAGCCCAGGGTGACCGGCCAAGGGGAGAGGGACCCACTGGCCCCCCGGAAACTGCAGCCAGGACAGCAGGAAGGGTCTTCCTTGTGTAGAACCTCGAGGGTCTGCACACTGGAGCCACCCACTTTGCGTCCAGGTCTTGTCCTCATCATGGACACAGACGACCTGTGATTTTCAATGCGCTTCAAACCCCCTTTCTGTCTCAACAGGAAGAAGTGGACTCTTCCTTTCTCAACAGCTTCTCTGGTGTTGTCCTGAGAGGTTGTGATCGTTAAGTATGGACTCCTTTCCAGTGCCGTGGGGCATTTTATAACCTGCAGTTTACAGCAGCAGAACGTGGAGAGGCAGTAACATGGCTCTGGGCGGACTTCACTCTGGGAAGGGCCCTCACAGGCCGCTTGGTCCCACCCACCTCTGCTCGGCCCCGAGAGCGGGCAGGCCCCGGAGAGGGCAAGGCCGGAGCAGCACGTGCCCACCCATGAGGGGCCTGCATCCCTGGAGGCCCCCCACAGCTTGCAGGGCCCACGTGGGTGGGCGGAGGGGGTCCCCAGAGCCCAGCCTGCCTTCCCTGTCACCTCACTCTGCACAGACGCGACACACAGAATTTTAATGGGCTGCTTGAGTGACACCCATCAAAGCGACGCGCGAATGGTGGCGCCCAGAGAGCTGCTAAGTGCCGGGAAGCAGGTGACGGGCCTGCTGCCCCGGGGACACACGTGTCACCTGCCCTCCCGCCTGCTCCCCGCTCCCGGAACCTGCCTCGCCCTGCGGGGCGTGGGCACTCCGTCTTGCCCTCCAGGCCGAGGCCTGCTGCAGTCAGTGCTCGCCAGCACCCACCTGCTCTGCTTCTTCCGCCGGGTCAGCAGCTGCGGCGCGCACAAGGAGCCCCATTGTTCTCCAGGGCCCGGGGACAGCCCTTCTCCAGACGCGCACCCTCGCCCCTCGCCCCTCGCCGAGCGCAGGCCCGTCACGGGGCCGGAAGGTTCCGCCTGCAGCAGGGGACCTCCCGCCAGGGGCTCTGGGGTGGCGGTGAGCAAACGGCAGGGAACCTGCCTGACCACCCCGCCTGCCGCTCACGCTCCCACTGCTGCGGCTCTAGGCTGGCCCAGCATGTGTGGGAGGTGTCCTTGCGAGCCTGAGGGTCGGCACCCCACCCCGCACGTGGGAGAGGAGCGTGGCGGCCCCGTGGCCCCCCTTTCCCGAGGAGCCGCTTACCCACGGTCTCGGGACGGCCCGACAGGGACATGCGGTGTCGTCCCAGCCTGTCCTGACTGGGGCTCAGGCCGGCTGCCGACAGTGGTCTCCAGCTCTGAGTGCAGACAGGCTGCGGGCACCTGTGGGCCAGAGTGGCTGCGGGTGGGCAGACCGTAGCTCCGAGTGCCCCTCTTCTGGCCCATGTCTGCCAGGGCCACCTGCAGCCAAGGGAGGCCCATGGTGTGCTGAACATGGCCCTCAGCCTCCTGGCTGTGAAGAAAGGAAGCCCTCATGTCTCCCTCATACCCCTCACTGCCCACACCTGGGGCACCTGCTCCCCAAAGAGCTGCTCCTGGACATGGTGCCGGCACGCCCTGTCCTCTAGGCCTGTGAAGAGTGGAGACGCTCTTAACGTTGAGGACCAAGGATCAGAAAAGCCGCCCTCAGGTGGCCTGCGTTGCAGAGCACACAGCCACCACGGGGTGGGCATCGCGCTGCAGGACAGACGCAAGTGGGGCCAGGCTGCTCCTGTGGGAGATGCTTGCTGACCGTTGGGGGCGCAGAGGGGCCCCCCAGGTGCTGTGGTCAGTCACCCAGGGTCACGGGCAGCACACACAGGGAGGAAAGGTGACCGAAAGCAGGTTTCAGCGGCCACAGCCGCCCCAGGGCTCCGAAGCAGCTGAAACCTCACAGCCGCCTCGGAACTGTG
This genomic window contains:
- the LOC122702228 gene encoding uncharacterized protein LOC122702228 yields the protein MGCLSDTHQSDARMVAPRELLSAGKQVTGLLPRGHTCHLPSRLLPAPGTCLALRGVGTPSCPPGRGLLQSVLASTHLLCFFRRVSSCGAHKEPHCSPGPGDSPSPDAHPRPSPLAERRPVTGPEGSACSRGPPARGSGVAVSKRQGTCLTTPPAAHAPTAAALGWPSMCGRCPCEPEGRHPTPHVGEERGGPVAPLSRGAAYPRSRDGPTGTCGVVPACPDWGSGRLPTVVSSSECRQAAGTCGPEWLRVGRP